In the genome of Virgibacillus doumboii, the window GTCCATGCACGCACTTCCGGCTCACCAGCTGTAAAATACGTTGCCAGACCCAGTAAACTGTACGAAGCTTTAATAAGCTTGTCCAATCCTGATTCAGCAATGCCCAAATCCTCAAGGAATTCTGCTTTTTCTTCCTGTTCCAATTCAGCAATTTCCTCTTCAATTTTTGCACAAACAACAATTACTTCCGCGTTTTCATTAGCTGCGTATTCTTTCACCTTTTGTACATTTTCATTGGCATCAGGTTCAGCTACTTCATCTTCACTTACATTGGCAACATACAATGTTGGTTTCGTTGTCAGCAAATGAAGCCCTTTTACCAATTTCCACTGCTCTTCGGTGAATTCCAGTGCTCGTGCCGGTTTTTCTGCCTCAAGTCCTTCCTTCAGTTTTGAAAGAACATCATATTCGGCTAAAGCTTCCTTATCTTTTTGTCTGGCAAGTTTCTCAACCCGCTGAAATCGCTTGTTGACTGTTTCCAGATCTGCTAAAATAAGCTCCAGACTAATGATTTCAATATCATCAATCGGGTTAATCTGTCCTGACACATGTGTTATATTGTCATCCTGAAAACAACGGACAACCTGGCATATTGCGTCCACCTGACGTATGTGGGATAGAAACTGATTCCCCAGTCCTTCTCCTTTACTTGCGCCTTTTACAATTCCGGCAATATCGGTAAACTCAAATGCCGTCGGGACGGTTTTCTTCGGATTTACTAATTCTGTTAATTTATTTAAGCGATTGTCAGGTACTTCTACAATACCCACATTCGGATCGATAGTAGCAAACGGATAATTCGCTGCTTCTGCACCAGCCTGTGTAATGGCATTAAACAATGTTGATTTACCAACATTGGGAAGTCCGACAATTCCTGCTGTCAAAGACATTCAACTTTCACTCCTTAAGGATTCCATTCATATGAACGCGTTAGTCATATCAATTATAGATACAAGATTATAAATTGACAAGCAATCAAAAAACAAAAATAGGCAACCGAAGTTAACCTATTTTTGTTCTTTACCCTATTAATTTTTCTATTTTTATCTCTCTATATAGACATATTTTACTATTTTTCCTGTCAGATAGTCAATTTTTACGATTTATTCTTCAGCATTTTTTAGGACTTTTTTCATCTTCTTTGTAAAATCTTTACGTGGAATCATCACACTATGATTACATCCCATACATTTAATCCGGATATCCATCCCCATTCTGATGATTTTCCAGCGGTTTTCGCCGCAGGGATGCTGTTTTTTCATTTGAACAATATCATTTAATTCAAATTGTTTATCTGCCATTTTACTCGTCCCCTTTATGTTCCTGACCACGTTGTATTTCCAATGATGTTGGTTCCTGATGCCTGGAATACATGACAAGACGCGGTGCAGGTATTTGAATATCATGACTATAGAGAGCATCCTGAGCTTCCTTTCGGATAATGCGTGCTCCTGCCCACTGATATTCCGGCAGCGTTTCGGCAATAACCCGAATGACGTAATGGGATGTCTCCAATGTTTGAACACCGATAATTTCCGGAACGTCAACAATTACTTCATATTTATCCGGCAGTGTTTTACTTACATCATCGATAATTTTCTCAGCTCTGTAAATATCACTTTCATATGGTACATTTACATCAACCACTGCCAGTCCATTATGAACGGAATAATTTGTTACCTGGGTTACATTTCCATTTGGCAGTACATGCTGTTCACCTGTCCAGCTTTTTATTTTGGTTGTCCGCATGCCAATTTCCTCAACCGTTCCTTCAGCTCCAGAAGTTAGAATATAGTCGCCAACCGAAAACTGATCTTCAAATATAATGAAGAATCCGGAAATAATGTCGCGGACAAGATTTTGCGCACCAAAGCCGATAGCCAGTCCGGCCACACCAGCACCTGCCAGCAGTGCACCGATTTCCAGTCCAAGTGCGCCATCAAGAATCATAATGATTGCAATGAAATAAACGGTATATTTCAATGTATTTTTGATCAGTTTTGTTAACGTGACCTCTCTTCTTTCTGTCATGCGAAATGGTCCGCTCGATCTGCTTTCAAAAATACGGTCAATAAGTTTATTTCCGATACGAACAACAATTAATGCAAGTATTGTAATGGCGATTATTTTCAGTATTGCCCCACCAATTGCAATCCAGAGTTCAGGGCCTGATAAGTAATCCCAGAATTCTTCCATTTTCTTATTGATAAAATCCACGTTATAACCTCCGCCCGACGTTCAGTATATAACTAGATTTTACAATAACCACTCATTCTTTTAAAGAAATGTGGAGTCACGTGCGTTTTTCTTCCATTTTATTCCAAATTGGATATAATAGTAGTCTTGTTAATACATACAAGTTTAGTATCCCATATAATGGATATATGTAGGCTATTAAAGTAGAAAATCCTAACGTTGATAACGGAATCATTGCTGCCAGGATAATGATTACATAAAACCAAATTGGCATATTCCAAACACTTTGCAGCCTTGATACGATCCCCAATATGCCTGCTGCAGCTGTCGTAAAAATCGCAAACCACAGTAGTACAGACATAAAGATCATCATACCAAACGGATAGTGTTTAAGGATTGCAAACAACGGAATCTCATACAGCAAAAGTTCATCAGCTATTTGAATCAGGCTGTTATTGTATATAAACGAAATGATACCAAGGATCAATCCACTTCCGATTGACGCGATCCATACCTCCTGTTTTGTCTTAACTTTGTTACCAATAGCTCCCAACACTGCAATCAGCGGTAAAATATTTAAAGCTGTAAATGAAAAAGCCGCAGTCCAATTACGCTGTTCCTGTAAATGGGAGAACAATTCCAGCGACTGATCCCTGGTAAACAGGAGTAAAATATATAATAGACCGCCAAGTAAAAGTGGCAGGATCAGCTGATTCATTGCCAGCAGTCCACCAATGTCTTTAATAAACAAAACAATTAACGCAATGGCTATAACCAATACTCCCCACCAATAAGAGAAATTAAAAGCTTGTCCGGTCGCACCGCTCCCCGCAATCATCACAACAGTTGTCGTAAATAAGTATAAAAAAATCATGACATCATAAATTTTCGTTAGTTTGACTCCCACGATATCCTGAAGAACCGGTAAATAATCACTTGATTTTTTTTCATGGCTTATTTTCATAATTACATTACAGCTAAGTGAAAAAAATAGCATAAATAACAAAATAGCAAGTCCACTTTCATGACCAAAAAACTGCCATAACTCTCTTCCGGAAGCATAACCTGCACCAATTGTTGTACCAATTATTAAAAACATCCATTTCAGACCAGCTCTCCACATTGCATTTCCTCCATTATTTTTTTTCTTATATACGTATAGATTGATAATTTTCTCCGTATACTTATACCAATATGTTTGTGGAGGATAAGCTATGAATCTTATGAATCGTTTTGTTCCAAAAAATGAAAAAGTCCAAATGTTACATACCGATCCCAACCTGTTAAGTGTCATGAGTGAAAAAATAATATCCTGGTTTCCAAACGTACCTCGCGAATACGCCGTTGTTTGTATTGGAACAGATCGTTCGACCGGTGATGCATTAGGCCCGCTCACGGGGACTTTTTTATCGGAAAAGCGACCAAAACACATCAGTGTGTATGGTACACTGGATGACCCGGTCCATGCGACCAACTTAAAAGAATACATCAAACTAATAAACGTACAGCATAAAAAACCGTATATCATTGCCGTTGATGCCTCGTTAGGTAAAGCGACATCGGTTGGAAGCATTATTTCGGACATTGGTTCATTGAAGCCTGGTGCTGCTTTAAACAAAGAACTTCCTTCCATTGGCGATATTCATATTACCGGTGTTGTAAATATAAGCGGATTTATGGAGTATTCTATTTTGCAGAACACGAGGCTTTCTCAAGTGGTGGACATGGCTAAAAGTGTAGCAGCATTACTGGAGAAGGTCGATCACGGATTATCACATAGTCATCCATTTCCTGCAATTGTAGCTTCGAGGTATAGAAGCAAAAGCGTGGAACATTAAATAGTATAATAAAGAGGCTGGGACAAAAGTTTTTTATCAAGAGGAATATCCGAACATACTGGAAAAGATGCAAACAACCACCCCGGAAATACACTTCGCATTATCCATACATTGTTCATTTCTTATGCTAGACGTTTTTGGTATGTCCCAGCCTTTTTGTCATAACGGCTCTTTTCGTAAATTTTGTTGCTTTTTAATTCCAGCGGCGGACTAACACTCATATAAAATTTAACTTGCAGTTTATATCATTTTTATCAAAAACAACAATCTATACGAAAACAGCGTACTAAAAAGAAACAATCCCTTATAAAATTTGGGACACTTCTTTTCAGGGCCTCCCCTGCTAGTGGTACGATCTGATAGTAATTTTATATTGAATCTGATACATAGTCAGCGAATTCTTTAAAATTGTAAATAGATGTAATAGACAATGCCAACTGTCAGAATTGAAGGCAATAAATTACCAACCCGTATTTGTATTAATTTTAATAGATTTAAACCGATTGCTACAATAAGCAGTCCACCTACTGCTGTCAATTCTGTAATCAATCCGTTTAAAAAGGTTTCCGGCAGCCACTTTTCAATTTGGGTTGCCAATAAAGCTATCGAGCCCTGATAAAGAATTACTGGAATAACAGAAAATATGACACCGAATCCTAACGTAGTAGTTAAAACCAGTGCAACAAAACCGTCAATAACTCCTTTTGTAATAAGAACCTCATGGTCACCCCGAAGCCCGCTGTCCAAAGCACCAATTACGGATAATGCTCCAATCACAAAAATTAATGAGGCTGTTATAAATCCCTGTGCAACACTAATATTGTCATTCGTTGTCGCAAATCGCCTTCCAATCCAATTTCCGAGTCGATTCAACCATTCTTCCAATTGAATGAATTCTCCTATTAAAGCACCTGTCAGTAAACTTAATAGAACAACAATAATAGATTCAGTTGAAAAGGCCATTTGCATTCCTATTAAAATAACAGCAAGTCCGATTCCGTGCATAACGGTTTCTTTATATTTTTCCGGTATTTTTGTAAAAAACAAACCTATTAAACTGCCAGCAATGATACACGCTCCGTTAACCAGTGTTCCGTATAACGCCATAGCTACATCTCCATCTGTCTGTATTAAATCATGTTATATGATTCCACTATCTCCTTTATTGCCTGAACGAAACTATCAATTTCTTTTTCTGTATTATACATGCTAAGGCTCGCTCTGACTACACCCTGTTCGATTGTGTACATTGTTTCATGTGTAAGCGGACTGCAATGTATACCAGAACGAACTGCTATCTGATAATGGGAATCAAGAATCATTGCAATTTCCTGTGAAGGTATTTCAAGTACATTAAAAGCAACAATGGGCATCCGGTCAACACATTCATCAGGTCCATAACAAGTAACACCATTTATATTTTTCAGTTCTTTTAATAGTTTTTTTGTTAAAATTGTTTCACGTGGAACATTCTCATTTTCTCTTGTCTCATATACTGATAGAGCAGCATTTAACCCAGCTATTCCAGGTGTATTTAATGTTCCGCTTTCCAGTTTCTCAGGCCATTGTGATGGCTGGGAAGGATTTTCAGAAAAAGTACCTGTCCCTCCATGCTGTATTGGTGAAAGATCAATAGCTCCTTCAACCAGTAACATTCCAGTGCCCTGTGGACCTAATAATCCTTTGTGTCCCGGAAATGCCATCATATCAATTCCAAGCTCTTTCATATTGATTGGTATATGCCCGGCCGTTTGTGAAGCATCTACGAGAACAAGGACATTATTTTGCTTTGCAATAGCACTAACCTCTTTAACAGGTATAAGTGAACCGGTGACATTTGAAGCGTGTGTCATGGCAATTAATCTTGTGCTTGGTTTAATAGATTTTTCAACACCATCCAAAAACTCCTCATTTTTGTCTTTCCATTCAATGTATGAAACATCTACATTATACGTATTCTTTATATTTTCAAGTGGTCTTCGGATGGAATTATGTTCAAATGATGTAGAAATAATATGATCGCCTTCATTCCAATTCATTCCTTTAATTGCCTGATTTAAAGCAGCCGTTGCATTATTAAAGAATACAGCTTTTCTTGGATTACTGCATCCAAATATACGTGCAGCCCTCTCTCTTGTCTCCCGAATAATCAATTCAGCTTGTCTTGCCAGCAGGTGGCTGCCCCTGCCTGGATTTGCACCTACTTCGTTAAGTGCATATATCATTGCCTCCCCTACTTCAGGGGGTTTTGGAAATGAAGATGCGGCCTGATCAAAATATATCATGAATTTACCACTCCATTTCAGAATGTAGAATGAGAATAAAAAAAGACTGACGCTGGAAATTCAATCAAACTAGTCAGTCTTGTACTATTTATTACTTGTCAAT includes:
- the yyaC gene encoding spore protease YyaC is translated as MNLMNRFVPKNEKVQMLHTDPNLLSVMSEKIISWFPNVPREYAVVCIGTDRSTGDALGPLTGTFLSEKRPKHISVYGTLDDPVHATNLKEYIKLINVQHKKPYIIAVDASLGKATSVGSIISDIGSLKPGAALNKELPSIGDIHITGVVNISGFMEYSILQNTRLSQVVDMAKSVAALLEKVDHGLSHSHPFPAIVASRYRSKSVEH
- a CDS encoding YkvI family membrane protein → MWRAGLKWMFLIIGTTIGAGYASGRELWQFFGHESGLAILLFMLFFSLSCNVIMKISHEKKSSDYLPVLQDIVGVKLTKIYDVMIFLYLFTTTVVMIAGSGATGQAFNFSYWWGVLVIAIALIVLFIKDIGGLLAMNQLILPLLLGGLLYILLLFTRDQSLELFSHLQEQRNWTAAFSFTALNILPLIAVLGAIGNKVKTKQEVWIASIGSGLILGIISFIYNNSLIQIADELLLYEIPLFAILKHYPFGMMIFMSVLLWFAIFTTAAAGILGIVSRLQSVWNMPIWFYVIIILAAMIPLSTLGFSTLIAYIYPLYGILNLYVLTRLLLYPIWNKMEEKRT
- a CDS encoding mechanosensitive ion channel family protein produces the protein MDFINKKMEEFWDYLSGPELWIAIGGAILKIIAITILALIVVRIGNKLIDRIFESRSSGPFRMTERREVTLTKLIKNTLKYTVYFIAIIMILDGALGLEIGALLAGAGVAGLAIGFGAQNLVRDIISGFFIIFEDQFSVGDYILTSGAEGTVEEIGMRTTKIKSWTGEQHVLPNGNVTQVTNYSVHNGLAVVDVNVPYESDIYRAEKIIDDVSKTLPDKYEVIVDVPEIIGVQTLETSHYVIRVIAETLPEYQWAGARIIRKEAQDALYSHDIQIPAPRLVMYSRHQEPTSLEIQRGQEHKGDE
- a CDS encoding aminotransferase class V-fold PLP-dependent enzyme, with protein sequence MIYFDQAASSFPKPPEVGEAMIYALNEVGANPGRGSHLLARQAELIIRETRERAARIFGCSNPRKAVFFNNATAALNQAIKGMNWNEGDHIISTSFEHNSIRRPLENIKNTYNVDVSYIEWKDKNEEFLDGVEKSIKPSTRLIAMTHASNVTGSLIPVKEVSAIAKQNNVLVLVDASQTAGHIPINMKELGIDMMAFPGHKGLLGPQGTGMLLVEGAIDLSPIQHGGTGTFSENPSQPSQWPEKLESGTLNTPGIAGLNAALSVYETRENENVPRETILTKKLLKELKNINGVTCYGPDECVDRMPIVAFNVLEIPSQEIAMILDSHYQIAVRSGIHCSPLTHETMYTIEQGVVRASLSMYNTEKEIDSFVQAIKEIVESYNMI
- the ychF gene encoding redox-regulated ATPase YchF, whose translation is MSLTAGIVGLPNVGKSTLFNAITQAGAEAANYPFATIDPNVGIVEVPDNRLNKLTELVNPKKTVPTAFEFTDIAGIVKGASKGEGLGNQFLSHIRQVDAICQVVRCFQDDNITHVSGQINPIDDIEIISLELILADLETVNKRFQRVEKLARQKDKEALAEYDVLSKLKEGLEAEKPARALEFTEEQWKLVKGLHLLTTKPTLYVANVSEDEVAEPDANENVQKVKEYAANENAEVIVVCAKIEEEIAELEQEEKAEFLEDLGIAESGLDKLIKASYSLLGLATYFTAGEPEVRAWTFRKGIKAPQAAGIIHTDFEKGFIRAETVSYDDLIEAGTMAKARENGKVRLEGKEYIVKDGDIIHFRFNV
- a CDS encoding DUF951 domain-containing protein; the encoded protein is MADKQFELNDIVQMKKQHPCGENRWKIIRMGMDIRIKCMGCNHSVMIPRKDFTKKMKKVLKNAEE
- a CDS encoding DUF554 domain-containing protein, encoding MALYGTLVNGACIIAGSLIGLFFTKIPEKYKETVMHGIGLAVILIGMQMAFSTESIIVVLLSLLTGALIGEFIQLEEWLNRLGNWIGRRFATTNDNISVAQGFITASLIFVIGALSVIGALDSGLRGDHEVLITKGVIDGFVALVLTTTLGFGVIFSVIPVILYQGSIALLATQIEKWLPETFLNGLITELTAVGGLLIVAIGLNLLKLIQIRVGNLLPSILTVGIVYYIYLQF